One segment of Canis aureus isolate CA01 chromosome 27, VMU_Caureus_v.1.0, whole genome shotgun sequence DNA contains the following:
- the UNC119B gene encoding protein unc-119 homolog B isoform X1, producing the protein MSGSNPKAAAAGSAAGPGGLVAPKEEKKKAGGGVLNRLKARRQAPHHAAEDGIGAAVTEQELLALDTIRPEHVLRLSRVTENYLCKPEDNIYSIDFTRFKIRDLETGTVLFEIAKPCVSDQEEEDDDEGGDVDISAGRFVRYQFTPAFLRLRTVGATVEFTVGDKPVSNFRMIERHYFRERLLKNFDFDFGFCIPSSRNTCEHIYEFPQLSEDVIRLMIENPYETRSDSFYFVDNKLIMHNKADYAYNGGQ; encoded by the exons ATGAGCGGGTCAAACCCGAAGGCTGCGGCCGCGGGGTCGGCGGCTGGGCCCGGCGGGCTGGTGGCCcccaaggaggagaagaagaaggcgGGCGGCGGCGTCCTGAACCGCCTCAAGGCGCGGCGGCAGGCGCCCCACCACGCGGCGGAGGACGGCATCGGGGCGGCCGTCACGGAGCAAGAGCTGCTGGCCCTGGACACCATCCGGCCCGAGCACGTCCTGCGCCTCAGCCGGGTCACCGAGA attatttatgTAAACCCGAAGATAACATCTACAGTATTGATTTCACTCGCTTCAAAATCCGAGACTTGGAGACAGGGACAGTGCTCTTTGAGATTGCCAAACCTTGTGTTTCAG ACCAAgaggaggaggacgacgacgAAGGTGGAGATGTGGATATCAGTGCAGGACGTTTTGTCCGCTATCAATTCACACCAGCATTTCTCCGCCTCCGGACAGTCGGGGCCAC AGTGGAGTTCACGGTGGGAGACAAACCTGTGTCAAACTTCCGGATGATTGAGCGGCACTATTTCCGGGAACGCTTGCTGAAAAACTTTGACTTCGATTTTGGCTTCTGCATCCCCAGCAGTAGGAACACTTGTGAACATATCTATGAGTTTCCCCAGCTTTCTGAGGATGTCA TTCGTCTGATGATTGAAAATCCCTATGAGACCCGTTCCGACAGCTTCTACTTTGTTGACAACAAGCTGATAATGCACAACAAGGCTGATTATGCCTATAATGGAGGCCAGTGA
- the UNC119B gene encoding protein unc-119 homolog B isoform X2 has translation MSGSNPKAAAAGSAAGPGGLVAPKEEKKKAGGGVLNRLKARRQAPHHAAEDGIGAAVTEQELLALDTIRPEHVLRLSRVTENQEEEDDDEGGDVDISAGRFVRYQFTPAFLRLRTVGATVEFTVGDKPVSNFRMIERHYFRERLLKNFDFDFGFCIPSSRNTCEHIYEFPQLSEDVIRLMIENPYETRSDSFYFVDNKLIMHNKADYAYNGGQ, from the exons ATGAGCGGGTCAAACCCGAAGGCTGCGGCCGCGGGGTCGGCGGCTGGGCCCGGCGGGCTGGTGGCCcccaaggaggagaagaagaaggcgGGCGGCGGCGTCCTGAACCGCCTCAAGGCGCGGCGGCAGGCGCCCCACCACGCGGCGGAGGACGGCATCGGGGCGGCCGTCACGGAGCAAGAGCTGCTGGCCCTGGACACCATCCGGCCCGAGCACGTCCTGCGCCTCAGCCGGGTCACCGAGA ACCAAgaggaggaggacgacgacgAAGGTGGAGATGTGGATATCAGTGCAGGACGTTTTGTCCGCTATCAATTCACACCAGCATTTCTCCGCCTCCGGACAGTCGGGGCCAC AGTGGAGTTCACGGTGGGAGACAAACCTGTGTCAAACTTCCGGATGATTGAGCGGCACTATTTCCGGGAACGCTTGCTGAAAAACTTTGACTTCGATTTTGGCTTCTGCATCCCCAGCAGTAGGAACACTTGTGAACATATCTATGAGTTTCCCCAGCTTTCTGAGGATGTCA TTCGTCTGATGATTGAAAATCCCTATGAGACCCGTTCCGACAGCTTCTACTTTGTTGACAACAAGCTGATAATGCACAACAAGGCTGATTATGCCTATAATGGAGGCCAGTGA